The following are from one region of the Hymenobacter radiodurans genome:
- a CDS encoding amidohydrolase, translating into MIQLLRPLFLLMPLLAAFSSCQNAPQQQAADLVVYNATVYTVDSAFSKAQAFAVQDGKFLAVGTADEIRQKYKGKQEVDAGGQFIYPGFYDAHCHFYRYALGLRFADLVGTTSWGDVVSTLQRQRQQYPQAAWLIGRGWDQNDWPTKQFPTKDTLDKLFPDVPVLIIRVDGHAAIVNQKALDLAGITASTPISGGVIGRDALGQLTGLLVDNAVGLVGAKIPEPSATEANAALLQAQQLCVAVGLTSLADAGLDKANIDQMEALQKQGKLKLRLYAMLNPTAANKQFYFKNGPVETDRLTVRSFKVYADGALGSRGACLVEPYHDRPKETGFLLSTEKEYRALAKEIAASKFQMNTHAIGDSANRIILNIYGEALKGQQDRRWRIEHAQVITPADMGKFGQFGIVPSVQPTHATSDMYWAGERLGPERVKTAYAFEQLRKQYGQVALGSDFPVEDINPLFGFHSAVARQDAKNYPEGGFQPENALSRPDALRGMTTWAAHAAFEDKQKGSIQPGMAADFVLLNKDLLTAPAPELRGAQVQQTWIAGEQVFSIKK; encoded by the coding sequence ATGATTCAACTTTTACGCCCGCTTTTCCTATTGATGCCGCTGCTAGCTGCCTTCAGTAGTTGTCAAAATGCGCCCCAGCAGCAAGCCGCCGACCTGGTAGTATACAACGCCACCGTGTACACCGTCGATTCGGCGTTTTCTAAGGCTCAGGCCTTTGCTGTACAGGATGGCAAGTTTCTGGCCGTCGGGACGGCTGATGAAATTCGGCAGAAGTATAAGGGCAAGCAGGAAGTAGACGCTGGGGGGCAATTTATCTACCCCGGTTTCTATGATGCGCATTGCCACTTCTACCGCTACGCCTTGGGCTTGCGCTTCGCCGATTTGGTAGGCACTACCTCCTGGGGCGACGTGGTGAGCACCTTACAACGGCAGCGGCAGCAGTACCCGCAGGCCGCGTGGCTGATTGGCCGCGGCTGGGACCAAAACGATTGGCCCACCAAACAGTTTCCGACCAAAGACACGCTGGATAAGCTGTTTCCCGACGTGCCTGTGCTCATCATCCGTGTAGACGGCCACGCGGCCATCGTCAATCAAAAGGCACTAGACTTGGCAGGAATCACAGCTAGCACGCCCATTAGCGGCGGCGTAATCGGGCGCGATGCGCTGGGTCAGCTTACTGGTTTACTGGTGGATAACGCGGTTGGTCTGGTTGGGGCTAAGATTCCTGAGCCTTCAGCAACGGAAGCCAACGCTGCTCTCCTCCAAGCACAGCAATTATGCGTAGCAGTAGGCCTCACTAGCCTCGCCGATGCGGGCCTTGACAAAGCGAACATCGACCAGATGGAAGCTTTGCAGAAGCAGGGCAAGCTCAAGTTGCGCCTGTATGCGATGCTCAACCCCACGGCTGCCAATAAGCAATTCTACTTCAAAAACGGCCCCGTAGAGACTGACCGGCTTACGGTACGCTCCTTTAAAGTGTACGCCGACGGCGCCCTAGGCTCGCGTGGTGCTTGCCTAGTTGAGCCTTATCACGACCGGCCAAAAGAAACTGGGTTCCTGCTTTCTACTGAAAAGGAGTACCGGGCGCTGGCTAAAGAAATTGCGGCCAGCAAGTTCCAGATGAACACCCACGCCATCGGCGACTCGGCAAACCGCATCATTCTTAACATTTATGGCGAAGCGCTGAAGGGGCAGCAAGACCGGCGGTGGCGCATTGAACACGCGCAAGTAATTACGCCGGCCGATATGGGTAAATTTGGGCAGTTTGGAATTGTACCCTCGGTGCAGCCCACCCACGCTACCTCCGATATGTACTGGGCGGGCGAGCGGCTGGGGCCGGAGCGCGTAAAAACGGCTTACGCCTTTGAGCAACTACGCAAGCAGTACGGCCAAGTAGCCCTAGGCAGCGACTTTCCCGTGGAAGATATCAACCCGCTCTTTGGGTTTCATTCTGCGGTTGCTCGCCAAGATGCGAAGAACTACCCGGAAGGCGGTTTCCAACCCGAAAACGCTCTTTCTCGCCCCGACGCCTTGCGTGGCATGACCACTTGGGCTGCCCACGCCGCTTTTGAAGACAAGCAGAAAGGCAGCATTCAGCCCGGTATGGCCGCCGATTTTGTATTGCTCAACAAGGATTTGCTCACGGCTCCGGCACCCGAACTGCGTGGTGCTCAGGTGCAGCAAACTTGGATTGCTGGGGAGCAGGTATTCTCGATAAAGAAGTAG
- a CDS encoding DinB family protein: MHTSSLQQNILAELDHELITTRKILERVPFEQANYQPHPKSMKLVQLASHVVNLLAFKTLFVERDSRDFLDKNAPKPGPTPTSKEELLARFDEYSATLRKALSESDDEKLTQPFKLHAGDQVLMERPKGAALHIMGLNHSIHHRGQLSVYLRLLDIPVPAMYGSSADEQGWS; this comes from the coding sequence ATGCACACTTCTTCTCTCCAGCAAAACATCCTCGCTGAGCTTGACCATGAGTTGATTACGACCCGCAAAATACTGGAGCGAGTACCTTTTGAACAGGCCAATTACCAGCCTCACCCGAAGAGCATGAAGCTGGTGCAGCTGGCGTCACACGTCGTGAATCTGCTGGCGTTCAAAACCCTTTTTGTTGAGCGTGATTCGCGCGATTTTCTAGACAAAAATGCTCCGAAGCCAGGACCTACGCCGACTTCCAAGGAGGAGTTGCTGGCCCGCTTCGACGAGTATTCGGCAACCTTGCGCAAAGCCCTGAGTGAATCCGACGACGAGAAGCTAACTCAGCCGTTTAAGCTCCATGCCGGCGACCAAGTGTTAATGGAGCGCCCCAAAGGTGCCGCTCTGCACATTATGGGTCTGAACCACAGCATTCATCACCGTGGCCAGCTTAGCGTGTATTTGCGTCTGCTCGATATTCCGGTGCCGGCCATGTACGGCTCTAGCGCCGATGAGCAAGGGTGGAGTTAA
- a CDS encoding nucleotidyltransferase family protein, giving the protein MLCDQPLVTPALLLTMIKQQQAGHAPVVAAAYGGTLGVPAVFSADSFPALRQLASAEGARKVIASYGNSAGSVPFPGGIFDVDTPAQYASLLENDMGDQATEDSDLPTEPLA; this is encoded by the coding sequence ATGCTCTGTGATCAGCCGTTGGTTACGCCAGCGTTATTGCTGACAATGATCAAGCAACAGCAAGCGGGTCATGCACCAGTAGTGGCTGCTGCCTATGGCGGTACGCTGGGTGTGCCAGCAGTTTTCAGTGCCGATTCGTTCCCTGCACTGCGCCAATTGGCTAGTGCGGAGGGGGCGCGAAAAGTTATTGCCAGCTACGGTAATTCCGCGGGTAGCGTACCGTTTCCGGGGGGCATTTTTGATGTAGATACGCCCGCCCAATATGCCTCTTTGCTGGAAAATGATATGGGAGATCAAGCTACCGAGGATTCAGATTTGCCAACTGAACCACTAGCGTAA
- a CDS encoding nucleotidyltransferase family protein — MLSELTASAATSSVALILLAAGASTRMGQAKQLLYFQGQTLLRRAAETAVATGCQPLVLVTGALHKELVAEIDDLPFLVTHNPDWAVGMGSSIRTGLAALEKAPSRLQPC, encoded by the coding sequence ATGCTCTCTGAGTTAACTGCTTCCGCTGCGACAAGCTCCGTCGCTCTGATCCTGTTAGCCGCCGGGGCCTCAACCCGGATGGGGCAGGCCAAACAACTGCTATACTTCCAGGGCCAAACCCTTCTCCGCCGCGCCGCCGAAACGGCCGTGGCTACGGGTTGCCAGCCGCTGGTGCTGGTGACGGGCGCTTTGCACAAGGAGTTAGTTGCAGAGATTGACGATTTACCCTTCCTCGTTACCCATAATCCTGATTGGGCGGTGGGCATGGGCTCTTCCATCCGAACCGGGCTGGCTGCTTTGGAAAAGGCCCCCAGCCGCCTTCAGCCGTGCTAA
- a CDS encoding XdhC family protein — MSEICRLLAAYDAHRAAGQACALATVVHVSGSAYRRPGARMLVTEDGQLMGAISGGCLEGDARRRARQAIVRRRPALVTYDSMDEEEDVEHGVSLGCQGVIQILLEPLDFEDPANPMEMLRVCAQQEQTAVLITAFSLTTNTEVQVGERLLLLRDATSHGTLNFDADTAAQLLEHAHQTLQSGRSATADYDTVAGTLRIFLEVIQPAVRVTVFGAGNDVQPLVRLAASLGWLVRVVDGRPGQATATRFPEAEEVCVVSFDQLSNLPPTQQFALLMTHNYHYDLAALRYLLPTGTPYIGLLGPRKKADRLLAELEEEGLQPTQRLVPRLYSPVGLNIGAETAEEIALSIVAEMQAVLRGRSGAFCTNSTAQFMSRRPCFALPLRQGQMQRLRPHAL; from the coding sequence ATGAGTGAAATATGCCGTTTACTTGCTGCCTACGACGCTCACCGTGCGGCTGGCCAAGCGTGCGCGCTGGCCACCGTGGTGCATGTAAGTGGCTCCGCTTACCGACGGCCGGGCGCGCGCATGCTGGTGACCGAAGATGGTCAGCTGATGGGTGCAATCAGCGGTGGTTGTCTGGAAGGAGACGCCCGGCGCCGGGCCCGCCAGGCCATTGTGCGCCGCCGGCCGGCGCTGGTTACCTATGATTCCATGGATGAGGAGGAAGACGTGGAGCACGGGGTGAGTTTGGGCTGCCAGGGAGTTATACAAATTCTGCTGGAGCCCCTCGATTTTGAAGATCCAGCGAATCCCATGGAAATGCTGCGCGTGTGCGCCCAGCAGGAGCAAACGGCCGTGCTCATAACTGCCTTCAGCCTGACCACGAATACGGAAGTGCAAGTAGGGGAGCGACTGCTATTGCTGCGTGATGCTACCAGCCACGGCACGCTCAACTTCGACGCCGATACAGCGGCGCAACTATTGGAGCACGCCCACCAAACCCTGCAAAGTGGCCGTTCTGCTACCGCCGACTACGATACGGTAGCGGGCACACTGCGGATATTTTTGGAAGTAATTCAGCCTGCGGTGCGCGTCACGGTATTCGGAGCGGGCAACGACGTGCAGCCGCTTGTGCGCCTAGCCGCGAGTTTGGGGTGGCTGGTACGCGTCGTGGATGGGCGGCCGGGACAGGCCACCGCCACGCGCTTTCCTGAGGCGGAAGAAGTGTGCGTAGTAAGCTTCGACCAACTCTCAAATTTGCCCCCCACGCAGCAGTTTGCCCTGCTGATGACCCATAATTACCACTATGACTTAGCGGCACTGCGCTATTTGTTGCCCACAGGTACACCGTATATCGGCTTATTAGGGCCCCGCAAAAAGGCTGATCGGCTGTTGGCGGAGTTGGAAGAGGAAGGCTTGCAGCCGACTCAGCGCCTCGTGCCGCGGTTGTACAGTCCGGTGGGGTTGAATATTGGGGCGGAGACGGCGGAAGAAATTGCGCTGTCCATTGTGGCCGAGATGCAGGCGGTGCTCAGGGGACGTTCGGGGGCTTTTTGCACCAACTCGACGGCCCAATTCATGAGCAGACGCCCGTGCTTCGCTCTTCCCTTACGCCAGGGGCAAATGCAACGGTTGCGGCCTCATGCTCTCTGA
- a CDS encoding FAD binding domain-containing protein produces the protein MNAFQWTDATSVKQATGQNTTPVADAMLVNAKPESATIFKAGGVDVLDLMKEHVLAPARIVGIGNLPKLDAIRNAGKEGTHLGALVTLAQLERDGDLQKNFRALTEAASHAATPQVRNAATLGGNIMQRPHCWYFRNENFKCLKKGGTVCFANQPGAENKYHAIMGNAVCSAVHGSSISTALVAFGAQVELTGPQGVRRVPLEQFFVTPDKDVKRENAIQANELITDVLLPAPAAVTGSWYIKFGERESYDWALADVAVVLEQQNGRCTKASIVLGAAAPVPLRATAAEAALIGKPINEETARAAGQAATAGATPLEHNAYKVPIFTAIVKRAILKAGEA, from the coding sequence ATGAACGCCTTTCAATGGACCGACGCCACAAGCGTCAAGCAGGCTACGGGCCAAAACACGACGCCGGTAGCCGACGCAATGCTGGTGAATGCCAAGCCGGAGTCGGCCACCATCTTCAAAGCTGGTGGCGTAGATGTGCTGGATTTGATGAAGGAGCACGTGTTGGCGCCCGCTCGCATAGTAGGCATTGGCAATTTGCCTAAGTTGGATGCGATTCGCAATGCCGGCAAAGAAGGCACGCACCTCGGCGCTTTGGTCACCTTAGCACAGCTAGAGCGCGACGGCGACCTGCAAAAAAACTTCCGTGCCCTCACTGAGGCGGCCAGCCACGCGGCTACGCCCCAAGTGCGTAATGCGGCCACGCTGGGGGGCAATATTATGCAGCGTCCGCACTGCTGGTATTTCCGTAACGAGAATTTTAAGTGCCTAAAAAAAGGCGGCACCGTTTGCTTCGCGAACCAGCCTGGGGCTGAGAATAAGTACCATGCCATCATGGGCAACGCGGTGTGCTCGGCGGTGCATGGCTCCAGCATCAGCACAGCATTGGTGGCCTTTGGGGCGCAGGTGGAATTGACTGGTCCGCAAGGTGTGCGGCGCGTGCCGCTGGAGCAATTCTTCGTGACGCCGGATAAGGATGTGAAACGCGAAAACGCTATTCAGGCCAATGAGCTGATTACCGATGTGCTGCTGCCCGCGCCAGCGGCTGTTACTGGCTCGTGGTATATCAAATTCGGGGAGCGGGAAAGCTACGACTGGGCACTGGCCGACGTAGCCGTAGTGCTGGAGCAGCAAAATGGCCGCTGCACCAAGGCGAGTATCGTGCTGGGCGCCGCTGCCCCCGTTCCACTGCGCGCCACCGCCGCCGAAGCCGCCTTAATTGGCAAACCAATAAATGAAGAAACCGCCCGCGCCGCCGGCCAAGCAGCGACTGCCGGTGCTACGCCCCTAGAACACAATGCTTATAAGGTGCCGATTTTTACCGCCATCGTGAAGCGCGCTATCCTAAAAGCCGGGGAGGCGTAG